GAAAACGTTCATGAAGAACATATACCCGGCGCCGAAATAAGTCGTCAGGCCGTTGAACAACGACTTGGCGAAGGAGCCGAAAGAATCGGGCGACAGCAGCCCCCAGAGGACCGCCGCAAACGTGATCAATATCGAAACGTAATAAACCGTGTTGCTCTTGGTATCGACGCAGCCTGACCAGTCGAGCCGGCCGTGGTCGAGAGGATTCCGCGAAACTTTGTCCGACATTCAAGTGACTCCTTTCACAACGGGAAGGAACGTCTAAAACAAGGGGCTGAAATTCGCGTTTCAAAAACGTCCTTTCAGCCCCTCGAACTTACTTGCCGCGTCTCTTGTCGAGAGGATTCCGCTCCGCCGTTCCGTCAGATCAGAACTTGGAGGGGAACACCGTCGGCTCGGCGATGTCCGTCGCCAGAGCGTTCAGAGCCGCCTCGACGCGGCTGGTGCGCAGCTGCCATTCGGCCTCGGCGCTCAGTTCGGGATCGCCCAGAGGATAGGGAACGGACACCGTCTGGACCATGCGGTTGGCGCCGACGGTCTTGGCCACGTCGATCAGATTGCACATCACGACCACGGGAATGCCGGTTTTCTCGATTTCTTTGCCCATCGTTGACCCGCAACGAGTGCACGTGCCTCAGGTGGCGGTGAGCACGACGGCGTCGACCTTGGCGGCGTGAAGCTCGGCGGCGATCTCCTTGCCGAATTTGGCGGCAAAAGCCTGGGTCGTGCCGGTGCCGACGGTCACATAGTAATAATCGTAAAGCTTGCCGATCTTGCCCTGCTTCTCGAAGTAGCGCATGGCGTCCACAGGCACGCCGCGGTCGGGAATGTGGCACATGGCGGCGGGGTCGAAGCCGGCGTGGATCGTCTTGAACACGCCCTCGGGCAGATTGTCGAGTTTGGAGATGTCGTACTTGCCCCACTTCTGCGCGGAAGCGCTCTGAATGTGGTCGGGGTTGTCCACGGGCACGACGCCGGAGGACGAGACGAGAGCGACGGTGGCGTGAGCCAGATCCTTGAGCGCGGGCGCGGGCGGGATCTTCTCCATCTTGGGGATGATCAGCTCGGTCTGGAACGGCTCGCCCTTGAGCTTCTTGAGCAGCATGTCGATGACGCGGTCGGCGGCGATGCGTCCGTCGGGCTGAGGGATCTCGGCGCGGATGCCGCGGGGGAAGTAGCCTTCCTGGGCGGCGGGCAGGAGCTCTTCGCCCTTGGCGATCTTCTTGGCGAATGCGGCCATGGCGGTCACGTCGTCCTTCATGAAGGTCGCCTTGCGGCCGCCCTTGAAGATGTAGCACACGGATTTGTACTCTTCGACGCCGGGATTTTCCTCGTTCATGGAGGTGATCACGGGCACGTGATAGCGCTCGGCCACCGCCTTGCACATGATGCCGCAGCCGACGCCGTAGCGTCCGGCCATGAAGGCGGGACCGGCGAAGAAAATATCGAATTTCTTCGTGTCGAGCCAGGCGAAGATCTCTTTCAGGGCTTCGTCGGTGTGATTGGTGATGTAATTGTCGCCGCAGACGATGGTGTTGGTGACTTCGATGTCGGGCTTCACCATCTGGTTCAGCATCATCGAACAGCCGACGAGATTGTCGTGGAAAATGGGCTTGGCGTCGGCCGCGTCTTCGCCGCCGACCTGGCCGAAAAACTGGTTGATGTAGTGAATGGCTTTCAGCATTTTATTTTTGCCTCCCCGATTTAAAAATCAGCGCAGGTTCTCTTGGAGTAACCGCTGATGTGGTTGGCGCAGAACATGCCGTTGTTTTCCATCACGAAGGAACCGTCGGAACGGATGCAGCCTTCCCAGCCGCCGGAGTTCCCGTCGCGGGCCAGAGCTTCGAGCTCGCCGATGACTTCCATCTTCGGGAACTCGTACATCTGGGACACGTTGCCGGTGGTGACCAACGCGTCGGTGGCGGGGTTCATCGAAACGAGGGGCTGCGAGGCGCCGTCGCGGCCGGTGCACTCGTCCGACAGGCCGATGGTCTTGATGCCGAGGCGCTCGAGCTCGACCAGCATGGCCGTGTAATCGACGTCGGGGTTGCCGTACCCTTCTTCGACGACGACCGCGGCGTCGACGCCGAGCGAGGCGCAGATCTGTCCGGCCATTTTGGCGCAACGGACTTTTTCGTCCATCTTCACGTTCAGCGTGGACATGACGACGCCGAGGAAATTGATGGTCTTGCCGTGCTGTTCGTAGAGCTTCTTGATCATCGGATTGACGGCGAACTCGTAAGTCGAGATCTTCGACGACGTGGGCATGAAGGACCCCGACACCATGCAGCCGTCGAGCAGTTCGTTGGGGTGCATGAAGGTGGGCAGGATATGGTTGCCGTCCCAGCCGTAGATCAGCGTGTTGTAGCCCATCGTCTCCATCTGGGTCTGCGGCTGAAGCAGGTAGACCACGCGGGGCAGTTTGTCCACTTCGGGGCCGCGCTCGTTCAGGGGGGCAGGTCGTAGACTTCGATGTTCTCGGGCTCGAGGTCTTTCACGCACTGGCCGACGTATTCGGCAAGGCGCATGCCGGCCCAGCGCAGGGCGTGATTTTTCTTCTGCTGCTCGCGCTTTTCAAACTCTTCGTCGGTGTCGGCCACCAGCACGAGATTGACCATGTCGCCGAAAATGGTGTGATGCTGATACGCGCCGCCCATGGCGATCAGGCCGTCCTGGAATCCTCCCCAATGTTCGCCGACGACGAGCAGCGAACAGTCCTGCAGGCAGTGGGTGCGGCCGGAACCGGCGATCTCCATCTCGGACAGCACGCCGGGGAAGATCCCGTGGCCGCCGGACACCTTGCAGCGCATCTCCACCGCTTCCTTGACGGGACAGAGCACCACCTCGTCGCCGGGATGCACGATCCTCAGATCGGCGGTGGTGATGTGCTCGTCTTCCTTGACGACCTTGAGCAGTTCTTCCTTGTTGACGGTGAGAATGCCCTTGCTGTAGCCCGTATGGTCGCCGAACTTGATGTCGGTCACATGAAAGGCTCCGATTTCAAGTCTCATAACTGAAATCACTCCTTCTTCAAGATTTGCGGGATCAAATCCCTCCGATGCCCCTTCGAGATGACCGAACGTTCTCAGCCCGGCCACTCCATTCCCTCTGTGTTGCTTTTCACGATTGAATTATAATGAAAAAGAATGAATGATTTCCATAATGAAAAATGTGAAAATGCCCGTAGTAAAAATTATGACGCGCCGCTCGCGACAATCCGACGGCGTCGCTTAACGCGGAACATGCACAAAGAGCCGCCCCGGTCGATGCGAGGCGGCTCTTTGCCGTTGTTTCCCGACGAGATTTTCACGATGGTTCGGTGCCTGCCGCGCAGGCGGCGCCGTTGCCGATTTTCCTCTTCCGTTGTGCCGCGGGTGCCGGCCCGCTTTTTCTTCGCGGCTGGAGACGGCGTTCAGCTGAGGTCGAGGTAGCCTTCGCGGATGGCGTAACGCGTCAGCTCGGCCATGCTGTTGCAGCCAAGCTTGTCGAGGATGTGGCGACGGTGGGTGTCCACCGTGTTTTTGCTGATGCTGAGCTGTTCGGCGATCTGTTTGGCGTTGCAGCCGTTGACGAGAAGCTTCAACACGTCCAGTTCACGGTCCGACAGCGGGCAGTTCGAGGACTGGGCCTCGCTTTCGGTCAAGCGCAGATAATCCCCGATGAGCGTCGAAAGGATCGCCGGCGTCAAGTAATACTGCCCGTTCGCGACGGTTTGGATGGCCAGGCACAGTTCCTGCGACGAACACTCTTTCAGCACGTAGCCGCGGGCGCCGGCTTTCAGGCTCTCGACGATCAGGTTCTTGTCGCCGTGCATGGACAGCACCAGCACCTTCGTGCCGGGCGAGCCGGCGGCAATCTTCTGCGTCGCCTGGATGCCGTTCAGCCGCGGCATCGTCATGTCCATCAGCACCACGTCGGGCTGCAGGCGCTCCACCGCCGCGACGGCCTCCGCGCCGTCGCGGGCCAGTCCGGCCAGTTCGATGCCGTCCGCTTTGCCGAGCAGTTCCCGCAGTCCTTCAAGAAACATTTCGTGATCGTCGGCCAGAAGCACGCGAATACTCATTTGAACTCCCCTTCCTTCAGTTTCAACGGGCAGGACATGGCGACGGTCGCGCCTTTCCCGGGGATGGAAACGATTTTCAGAGTCCCATCGATGGGTTCAAGACGTTCCCTGATGCTGAAAAGCCCAAAGCTTTTCGTCTCCTTGCGCGCCTCGTTATGATCGAGGTCGAAGTCCTCGGGGAATCCCCGGCCGTTGTCCTCCACCGCGACCATGATCTTCCCCGGGCCGCGGTTGACGATGATGGTGACGCGCGTCGCGCCGGAATGTTTGATCACGTTGATCAGCAGCTCGCGTGCCATGCGGTAGAGGATCACGCAGACGGCGTCGTCCGCCCAGAAGTCGGCCATGGTCCCCTTCGCGCGCAGCTCCCACTTGATGCCGTGCGGCGTGAGCAGATTGTCGGCCAACGATTCCAAGGCAGGATTGATGCCCACTTCCTTGAGAATGGGCGGGCTGAGCTCGAAGATCAGCGAACGGCTTTCGCAGATCATCTTCTCCGTGTTGGCTTCCAGCGCCGCCATCTCCGCCTCCAGCGCCGGACGCACTTTTTCGCGCAGCTCGCGGATCTTGTGAAGCTGCGATACCAGATCGTAGCCGATGCGGTCGTGCAGGTCGGTGGCGATGGCGCGGCGCGTGCTCTCCTCGGTGAGCGTCAGCTGCGTGGCCAAATTGCGCAATTCGTTTTTTTTGCGGTCCAGCGCCTCGTCGGCATCCTTCAATTTTGTCTTGTCGAGGAAGATCACGGCCGCCATGGCCGGCGGCAGCGGGAAGGCGATCGCCTCGAGGAAACTGCCGGCCTCTTTGCTGTTGCCCTCGCAGTGCACCGAATGTCCGAGACGCAGACAGTCGACGATGATCTGGGACCAGCGCGGCTCGGAAATCGGCCATACGTCGAGAAAGCTGCGGCCGATCACGTCCCGGCGGCGAACCTTCATGACGCGCTCGTAAGACGGGTTGACGTCGACGAAAAACACTCTGTCGGCCGTGATGCTGCGGCGCGATCCTTCCTCCACGCGGTACAGCGCGATCGGGTCGAACGTCCGCGCGAACAGCATCCGATACACGATCATGGCTTCTTCGGATGTCCCGGATGCTCTTCTTCCGTTATATTCATTACGATTCATTTCAACTCATCCGCCTTATCCACGAAATACAAAACCTTCGTTTTCTCCCGCCAACGCATAAAAGCAGAGGCACTGATTCATTCTATAATATTTCCCGATTTTCGGCGAACAGGAAAAAGATCGTCCTGACCGCTTCACTGCGGCTTCTTGACAGGGCACAAAGTTCATGATAATCTACAATCGATAAAAATAAGTTCACCTTCTCCGGCACCGGCCGGAGGCAAAAAGGCGTCCCGACCCTGCCGCAGGTACAGCGCGCGAAAGCGCGCCACAAGGCACGGTTTGGGACGCCTTTTCCAATATCCAGGTATCCAGGGAGGAATCGTTCATGAAGATCAGGCCTTTTGCAGTGGAAGAGTGGATGAACGCCTACGAAACCGGCGCCGCCTACAATATCGCCGAGACCTGCGTAAGCTCAATATCCGTCGACGAGCTGTTCGCACTGACCGGCGCGAACAAACGGGAATTTCTTGACGCGTTCTGCGCCCGTCGTCTCACCTACGGCGACATCCAGGGCGCGCCGGCCTTCAAAAGGGGCGTCTGCAAACTCTACCGGACCATTGCGCCGGAAGACCTCGTCACCACCCATGGAGCCGCCGGCGCCAATCACCATCTTTTTTATTCGCTGATCGAACCCGGCGACCGAGTGGTCACCGTCATGCCCACCTATCAGCAACTCTATTCCATTCCCGAAAGCTACGGCGCCGACGTGAAGATCATGCGCCTCAAGCCGGAGAATCGCTATCTGCCCGATCTGGAGGAACTGAAAGGACTCGTCGTCCCCGGCACGAAGATGATCTGTCTGAACAACCCCAACAATCCCTCCGGCGCGCTGATGAACACGGAGCTGCTCGAACAGATCGCGGCGATCGCCCGCAGCGTCGGCGCGTGGATCGTCTGCGACGAAGTCTATCGCCACCTGACGCAGACCGACGAGTGGCAAGAGTCGATAGCCGACCTATACGAAAAGGGCATTTCCGTCAGCAGCATGTCAAAGACTTTCTCCTTGGCGGGCCTTCGTCTCGGCTGGATCGCCACGCGCGACAGGAGCGCGCTCAAGGCCTGCCTCTCGCACCGCGACTACAATCTCATCAGCTGCGGCATGTTCGACGAAGCGCTGGCCGCCGTCGCCCTGGCGCACGGCGACGCATTGCTGGCCCGCAACCGCGCCATCGTGCGCGCCAATCTCGCCATCCTCGACGAATGGGTCGCCGGGCAGCCGCACGTGCGTTATGTCAAGCCCGTGGCCGGTACGACGGCGCTGCTCCATTACGATCTGGACATGCCGTCTTATGAGTTCTGCGAGAAAATGTACCGTCAAACCGGCGCCTTCGTCACGCCCGGCGACTGCTTCGCAGAGCCGTACAGCCTGCGCATCGGCTACGCCTGCGACGCGGCAACGCTGAAGGCCGGGCTCGCGGCGGTAAGCGAGTTTCTCGCTTCGTACGAGGAATCACATTCGACGCCGAGATCGTAAATCTACGCTTCGAATACGGCATCCACACAAGAAACGGCTTCGCTGCGACGCCGCCGTGCGAAACCGGCCGTCGGACCGCCGCAGCGCAAGGATTTCCGCGCCCCGCGCGCACAGGAAAGCGCCGCCGCTCCGTTCGAGAGGAGCGGCGGCGCTTCGCAAAGGGACAAAATCTTTACGACGTCGCCCTGAAGAATGCGTTTCGCTGCGGAGCGCGGCATCGCCAACCATGCGTTTCTATCGACACGTCGTCATCATCGCCGTTCAAGCCTTTTGAAGCGTCCCCGGTAGAAGATCAGCAGCGCCAGCGTCACGCAGCAGGCGCACACGTCCGCCACGGGATAGCTCAAGAACACGCCGGCGACGCCGAAAAACCGCGGCAGGATCAGCAGCGAGGGGATGAAAAAAATCACCTGCCGGCTCAGCGACAAAAACAGCGCCGGCCCCGCGAATCCCAGCGCCTGAAACGTCACCGTGCCGACGATCTGAAAGCCGATGATCGCGAACGTCGATTGGAGGATGCGCACGCCCCAGACGGTGAGGCGGATCACCTCGGCGTCGTCGGTGAACGCGCGCACGAAAACGTGCGGAAAGCCGAGCAGGATGATCTCGCCCGTCACGGTGATGACCGTGGCCGAAAGCAGCGCGATCTCGATAGCCCTGCGGGCGCGGCCGTAAAGTCCCGCGCCGTAACAGTAGCCCACGATCGGCTGCATGCCCTGGCCGATGCCGAAGATCGGCATCACGGCGATCGACGAGACCTTCATCATGATCGCGTAGGCGGCGATATGCAGCGCCGAACCGTAATGCGAGATCTGATTCATCAGGATCGTGTTGGCCACCGTCAGCGCCCCCTGGCGCGCGAACTCGGAAACGCCGACGCCGAGGATCTCGGCGTCGATGGCCCAGCGCAGCGGCATGCGGCTGACGCGCAGGGCGATCAGGCTGCGGCGCCCCGTCAGATAGTAGCGAAGATTCCACAGCAGCGTCACCAGCTGGCCGATCACCGTCGCCCAGGCCGCCCCCGCCATGCCCATCTTGAAGCCGAAGATGAACAGCGGATCGAGAAAAACGTTCAGCACCGCCGGCAGCACCATCGAGTACATGGCGTAGCGCGTGTTGCCCTCGGAGCGGATCGTGTTGTTGAAGAGCATCCCCACGATCACCAGCGGATTGCCGAGAAAGACGATGCCGAGATATTGCCGCGCGTAGTCTGCCACCCGCTCGTCGGCGCCCATCATGGCGATCAGCGAATCGAGGAAGAACAGCCCGGCAGCTAGCGTCGCGAAACCCAGCGCCGTCGACATCACGAAGCCGTTGCCCAGCGCCCGTTCCGCGTCGTCGTCAAGCCCCGCGCCCAGTTTGCGCGACGACAGCGAAGCCGTGCCCATGGCCACCCACATGGACAACGCTCCCACGAACAGCTGCAGCGGGAACGCCACCGACGTGGCGGCGATGCCCAGCGGACCGACGCCCCAGCCGATGAAGATCGCGTCGACCACGTTGTACGACGCCATGACGAACATACCGATCATGGCCGGCAGAGACATTTTGGCGAGCAGATGCAGCAGCGGCGCCTGCGCCAGCATTTCACGACGATTTTCCATAAGTTTCCTGCACCTTCCACAAATGTATTGCTTCATGATAACACGATTGTTTTATAAACACTACACGATGCAAATGGAAATGTCGTTGTTCAGTGATAAAGTCCCCCATAACTGTTCCAAGAAAATGTCACTCTGAGATAATACCGTTCATGAAACAGGAGCGAATGACATTGTCACAAAAGGAACTGGATCGTATCAGGATTATCGGAGCGCTTGTCGAGGGA
This sequence is a window from Pyramidobacter sp. YE332. Protein-coding genes within it:
- a CDS encoding glycine/sarcosine/betaine reductase component B subunit: MRLEIGAFHVTDIKFGDHTGYSKGILTVNKEELLKVVKEDEHITTADLRIVHPGDEVVLCPVKEAVEMRCKVSGGHGIFPGVLSEMEIAGSGRTHCLQDCSLLVVGEHWGGFQDGLIAMGGAYQHHTIFGDMVNLVLVADTDEEFEKREQQKKNHALRWAGMRLAEYVGQCVKDLEPENIEVYDLPP
- a CDS encoding response regulator transcription factor, translated to MSIRVLLADDHEMFLEGLRELLGKADGIELAGLARDGAEAVAAVERLQPDVVLMDMTMPRLNGIQATQKIAAGSPGTKVLVLSMHGDKNLIVESLKAGARGYVLKECSSQELCLAIQTVANGQYYLTPAILSTLIGDYLRLTESEAQSSNCPLSDRELDVLKLLVNGCNAKQIAEQLSISKNTVDTHRRHILDKLGCNSMAELTRYAIREGYLDLS
- a CDS encoding glycine/sarcosine/betaine reductase component B subunit, producing MDKLPRVVYLLQPQTQMETMGYNTLIYGWDGNHILPTFMHPNELLDGCMVSGSFMPTSSKISTYEFAVNPMIKKLYEQHGKTINFLGVVMSTLNVKMDEKVRCAKMAGQICASLGVDAAVVVEEGYGNPDVDYTAMLVELERLGIKTIGLSDECTGRDGASQPLVSMNPATDALVTTGNVSQMYEFPKMEVIGELEALARDGNSGGWEGCIRSDGSFVMENNGMFCANHISGYSKRTCADF
- a CDS encoding glycine/betaine/sarcosine/D-proline family reductase selenoprotein B, yielding MLKAIHYINQFFGQVGGEDAADAKPIFHDNLVGCSMMLNQMVKPDIEVTNTIVCGDNYITNHTDEALKEIFAWLDTKKFDIFFAGPAFMAGRYGVGCGIMCKAVAERYHVPVITSMNEENPGVEEYKSVCYIFKGGRKATFMKDDVTAMAAFAKKIAKGEELLPAAQEGYFPRGIRAEIPQPDGRIAADRVIDMLLKKLKGEPFQTELIIPKMEKIPPAPALKDLAHATVALVSSSGVVPVDNPDHIQSASAQKWGKYDISKLDNLPEGVFKTIHAGFDPAAMCHIPDRGVPVDAMRYFEKQGKIGKLYDYYYVTVGTGTTQAFAAKFGKEIAAELHAAKVDAVVLTATUGTCTRCGSTMGKEIEKTGIPVVVMCNLIDVAKTVGANRMVQTVSVPYPLGDPELSAEAEWQLRTSRVEAALNALATDIAEPTVFPSKF
- a CDS encoding aminotransferase, translating into MKIRPFAVEEWMNAYETGAAYNIAETCVSSISVDELFALTGANKREFLDAFCARRLTYGDIQGAPAFKRGVCKLYRTIAPEDLVTTHGAAGANHHLFYSLIEPGDRVVTVMPTYQQLYSIPESYGADVKIMRLKPENRYLPDLEELKGLVVPGTKMICLNNPNNPSGALMNTELLEQIAAIARSVGAWIVCDEVYRHLTQTDEWQESIADLYEKGISVSSMSKTFSLAGLRLGWIATRDRSALKACLSHRDYNLISCGMFDEALAAVALAHGDALLARNRAIVRANLAILDEWVAGQPHVRYVKPVAGTTALLHYDLDMPSYEFCEKMYRQTGAFVTPGDCFAEPYSLRIGYACDAATLKAGLAAVSEFLASYEESHSTPRS
- a CDS encoding MATE family efflux transporter; its protein translation is MENRREMLAQAPLLHLLAKMSLPAMIGMFVMASYNVVDAIFIGWGVGPLGIAATSVAFPLQLFVGALSMWVAMGTASLSSRKLGAGLDDDAERALGNGFVMSTALGFATLAAGLFFLDSLIAMMGADERVADYARQYLGIVFLGNPLVIVGMLFNNTIRSEGNTRYAMYSMVLPAVLNVFLDPLFIFGFKMGMAGAAWATVIGQLVTLLWNLRYYLTGRRSLIALRVSRMPLRWAIDAEILGVGVSEFARQGALTVANTILMNQISHYGSALHIAAYAIMMKVSSIAVMPIFGIGQGMQPIVGYCYGAGLYGRARRAIEIALLSATVITVTGEIILLGFPHVFVRAFTDDAEVIRLTVWGVRILQSTFAIIGFQIVGTVTFQALGFAGPALFLSLSRQVIFFIPSLLILPRFFGVAGVFLSYPVADVCACCVTLALLIFYRGRFKRLERR
- a CDS encoding ATP-binding protein — translated: MIVYRMLFARTFDPIALYRVEEGSRRSITADRVFFVDVNPSYERVMKVRRRDVIGRSFLDVWPISEPRWSQIIVDCLRLGHSVHCEGNSKEAGSFLEAIAFPLPPAMAAVIFLDKTKLKDADEALDRKKNELRNLATQLTLTEESTRRAIATDLHDRIGYDLVSQLHKIRELREKVRPALEAEMAALEANTEKMICESRSLIFELSPPILKEVGINPALESLADNLLTPHGIKWELRAKGTMADFWADDAVCVILYRMARELLINVIKHSGATRVTIIVNRGPGKIMVAVEDNGRGFPEDFDLDHNEARKETKSFGLFSIRERLEPIDGTLKIVSIPGKGATVAMSCPLKLKEGEFK